In Lacerta agilis isolate rLacAgi1 chromosome 8, rLacAgi1.pri, whole genome shotgun sequence, one genomic interval encodes:
- the CENPT gene encoding centromere protein T, translating to MPETRRSGRLSATKIQKEAAMATRSSLLEEKLETPRGQRRSLRLKTKEIPFRSMAYQRPGASIYTDLATPQTLFRKVLETQPIISPLVPEKPDSPKPVETVFQAPLKSVPCSNPEIHLSDSAPKATSRTALLNTRSKKKVRLSVFERALDEQLASTHSLLNITSQSESQISFRTPPPLRSAGKKGLVRRPKNYRCVTVKAFEDGIEQNLLQTKGSQSYLVAPSTLSNDSSAQFADTESIAQPELSRQSGAGLSAVHSQLHPTIQSLARESLPSSIETPWQGAENDLAVEGVTQNKGNITHSLLDDTSRTKSQISFRTPPPLRSAGKKGLVRRPKNYRCVTVKAFEDGIEQNLLQTKGCEFPLVLIWTGCLCLFEYYLLAPSTLSNDSSAQFADTESIAQPELSRQSGAGLSAVHSQLHPTRQSLARESLPSSIETPWQGAENDLTVEGVTQNEQKEIFTQYTDCVDGTEAVLEENAANPMEDHQQSLQNPKEGLLRDHQKQMLMQSTEHANGLRVVFQERTVTPERGQQESLHGNSDMEHFLSPENHLPANPVRSSPSDAKLPEAHPGHLHPSLNEKSAKLLVKEMIPHISKELESSVVPTAVNLAAGTHLQEEPFPSERDIQNPQSTTAGTPSRCVSRKRSEQFERLPTKEMEDRTSQETMDDMVSEAEMDSETEEVSETEMDSEKVGEKICLGRGMELWLLMEVGDGMQRAYLFFLPSDLTEKTPAFVRTRVLQCTPLLSALHAPKVAASRSLSKQLSVKQATKPAQRACRGKREPALPRKFVKNVFVHCVKMPVTKDAFKAVENCVDLYFKQLSDDLEAYVNHARRKTIEPADLELLMRRQGLITDKIPLNVLIERHMPLEYRQLLIPVATSGNKVFPPML from the exons ATGCCAGAGACTCGCCGCAGCGGCCGCCTGTCGGCAACTAAAATACAGAAAGAGGCAGCCATGGCTACTCGGAGCAGCTTGCTCGAGGAGAAGCTGGAGACCCCGCGGGGCCAGAGGCGGTCACTGCGGTTGAAGACGAAG GAGATACCCTTCAGATCCATGGCCTATCAAAGACCTGGTGCCTCTATTTATACGGATTTAGCAACACCTCAAACTCTATTCAGGAAGGTTCTGGAGACCC AGCCAATAATCTCCCCTCTTGTTCCTGAAAAACCTGATTCCCCCAAACCAGTGGAGACAGTATTCCAAGCTCCTTTGAAGAGTGTACCCTGCAG caacccagaaatccatTTGTCTGACTCTGCTCCCAAGGCTACATCTCGGACTGCACTGCTCAACACTAGGTCAAAAAAGAAGGTCCGTCTTTCTGTGTTTGAGAGAGCTCTGGATGAGCAACTTGCGTCAA CTCATTCATTGTTGAACATCACATCTCAGTCAGA gTCTCAGATCTCTTTTAGAACCCCACCGCCATTGCGCTCTGCTGGGAAGAAAGGCTTAGTCCGTAGGCCAAAGAATTACAGATGTGTTACTGTGAAAGCTTTTGAAGACGGCATTGAACAAAACTTGCTGCAAACAAAAGGCT CACAGAGCTACCTTGTGGCTCCAAGTACGTTATCAAATGATTCCTCAGCACAATTTGCTGATACAGAGTCGATTGCCCAACCTGAGCTCAGCAGGCAGAGTGGAGCAGGGCTTTCTGCTGTTCATTCTCAGCTTCACCCAACAATTCAGTCTTTAGCCAGAGAGAGTTTGCCATCTTCTATTGAGACACCCTGGCAGGGTGCAGAAAATGATTTGGCTGTTGAAGGAGTGACACAGAACAAAGGAAATATAA CTCATTCATTGTTGGACGACACATCTCGGACAAA GTCTCAGATCTCTTTTAGAACCCCACCGCCATTGCGCTCTGCTGGGAAGAAAGGCTTAGTTCGTAGGCCAAAGAATTACAGATGTGTTACTGTGAAAGCTTTTGAAGACGGCATTGAACAAAACTTGCTGCAAACAAAAGGCTGTGAGTTTCCTTTGGTTCTCATTTGGACTGGGTGCCTGTGTCTATTTGAGTA CTACCTTTTGGCTCCAAGTACGTTATCAAATGATTCCTCAGCACAATTTGCTGATACAGAGTCGATTGCCCAACCTGAGCTCAGCAGGCAGAGTGGAGCAGGGCTTTCTGCTGTTCATTCTCAGCTTCACCCGACAAGGCAGTCTTTAGCCAGAGAGAGCTTGCCATCTTCTATTGAGACACCCTGGCAGGGTGCAGAGAATGATTTGACTGTTGAAGGAGTGACACAGAATGAACAAAAAGAGATATTCACACAATACACTGACTGCGTTGATGGGACTGAAGCTGTACTTGAGGAAAATGCTGCTAATCCAATGGAAGATCATCAGCAGAGCCTGCAGAATCCTAAGGAAGGATTATTACGCGATCATCAAAAACAGATGTTAATGCAGAGCACTGAACATGCAAATGGGTTGAGAGTTGTGTTCCAGGAAAGGACTGTTACTCCTGAAAGAGGGCAGCAAGAGAGCCTGCATGGGAACAGTGATATGGAACACTTCTTAAGTCCTGAAAATCATCTGCCCGCCA ACCCAGTAAGATCATCACCAAGTGATGCCAAACTCCCAGAAGCACATCCAGGCCACCTGCATCCTTCACTGAATGAAAAGTCTGCCAAGCTTTTGGTGAAAGAAATGATCCCACACATAAGCAAGGAGCTGGAAAGCAGTGTGGTTCCAACTGCTGTGAACCTTGCTGCAGGGACTCACCTGCAGGAAGAACCTTTCCCCAGTGAAAGGG ATATTCAGAACCCCCAAAGTACTACAGCTGGAACTCCAAGCAGATGTGTAAGTAGAAAGAGATCTGAGCAGTTTGAGAGGCTACCAACAAAAGAAATGGAAGACAGAACATCTCAAGAAACTATGGATGACATGGTTTCAGAAGCTGAAATGGATTCTGAAACTGAGGAGGTGTCAGAGACTGAAATGGATTCCGAGAAAGTTGGTGAGAAGATTTGTTTGGGAAGGGGAATGGAATTGTGGTTACTCATGGAAGT TGGAGATGGCATGCAAAGGGCTTATCTTTTTTTTCTCCCATCAGACTTAACTGAAAAGACACCGGCATTTGTACGTACTAGAGTTTTGCAGTGTACACCATTGCTGTCTGCCCTACATGCTCCAAAAGTGGCTGCCTCCAG GTCTCTTTCAAAACAGCTTTCAGTTAAGCAGGCTACAAAGCCAGCTCAGAGGGCATGCAGAGGAAAACGTGAGCCGGCTCTCCCCCGCAAGTTTGTAAAAAATGTATTTGTCCACTGTGTGAAGATGCCAGTGACCAAGGATGCTTTCAAGGCTGTGGAGAATTG TGTGGACTTGTACTTTAAACAACTGAGTGACGACTTGGAAGCCTATGTAAATCATGCCAGAAGAAAGACTATAGAACCAGCTGATCTGGAGCTTCTCATGAGGCG GCAAGGACTGATAACTGACAAGATTCCATTAAATGTGCTGATAGAGCGTCATATGCCTCTGGAGTACAGGCAGCTGCTAATTCCTGTTGCCACTAGTGGAAATAAAGTGTTCCCTCCCATGCTATGA
- the THAP11 gene encoding THAP domain-containing protein 11 produces MPGFTCCVPGCYNNSHRDKALHFYTFPKDAELRRLWLKNVSRAGVSGCFSTFQPTTGHRVCSEHFPGGRKSYLVRVPTIFPLRGVNERKGARGNRRARHAPAPPQAPAVAAAQAAVLLALQEGAAAAAAAAGQGVPRGGGAGDDVKPMDLTVQVELGGPGAMLGTPGAMLGGPGAMIGAPVSLAFLTDNGPLVDSPPDHSYSLSSGTTSEELLRKLNEQRDIIALLEVKMKEMKGSIRRLRLAEAQLREEIREKDRLLHAASMGGGARKRHGL; encoded by the coding sequence ATGCCCGGGTTCACGTGCTGCGTGCCAGGCTGCTACAACAACTCGCACCGAGACAAGGCGCTTCACTTCTACACCTTCCCGAAGGACGCGGAGCTGCGCCGCCTTTGGCTGAAGAATGTGTCGCGGGCCGGAGTGAGCGGATGCTTCAGCACTTTCCAGCCCACTACGGGCCACCGCGTCTGCTCCGAGCACTTCCCCGGCGGGCGCAAGTCCTACCTGGTGCGGGTGCCCACCATCTTCCCCTTGCGGGGCGTCAACGAGCGCAAGGGCGCCCGTGGGAACAGGCGCGCACGCCACGCCCCCGCGCCTCCCCAGGCGCCCGCGGTCGCCGCCGCGCAAGCCGCGGTCTTGCTCGCTTTGCAGGAgggagctgccgccgccgccgcagcagctGGGCAAGGTGTGCCCCGGGGAGGAGGTGCAGGAGATGATGTGAAGCCTATGGACCTGACCGTGCAGGTGGAGCTGGGAGGCCCTGGGGCGATGCTCGGGACCCCTGGGGCGATGTTGGGAGGCCCCGGGGCAATGATCGGGGCCCCTGTTAGCCTGGCGTTCCTTACAGATAATGGGCCCCTGGTAGACAGCCCGCCAGACCACTCATACTCACTCTCCTCGGGTACCACGTCGGAGGAGTTGCTGCGCAAACTGAACGAGCAGCGGGACATCATTGCTCTGCTGGAGGTGAAGATGAAGGAGATGAAGGGCAGCATCCGCCGCCTGCGCCTGGCCGAAGCCCAACTGCGTGAGGAGATCCGGGAGAAGGACCGCCTGCTGCATGCTGCCAGCATGGGAGGGGGGGCTCGCAAGCGCCATGGTCTCTGA